The following are encoded together in the Paludisphaera mucosa genome:
- the trhA gene encoding PAQR family membrane homeostasis protein TrhA yields the protein MPPFALREPVSTWTHVVGLVAAFPTTWILLRATLRQVAADPSAIAFKKGKVAAIAVFGFGMAACYGASALYHGMNADTTTVDLLRRLDLVGIFLLIAGTFTPAAWALMRPSPRRIGTAVVWGISAACSAAVLIGRSFPTWMATIIYLSLGWGMVVCYMDIRRDYSRRTLRLLPIGGAFYSVGAALNLLHVPTLTPGFGPHEVFHLFVLAGTAAHVTFLYRVAIPAPPQHSRNPTTHLLRKVQRVTIDA from the coding sequence ATGCCGCCCTTCGCCCTGCGGGAACCTGTCAGCACGTGGACGCACGTAGTAGGACTGGTCGCCGCCTTCCCGACGACCTGGATCCTCCTCCGTGCGACGTTGCGACAGGTTGCGGCGGACCCCTCGGCCATCGCCTTCAAAAAGGGGAAGGTCGCCGCCATCGCCGTTTTCGGGTTCGGGATGGCGGCCTGCTACGGGGCCAGCGCGTTGTATCACGGCATGAACGCGGACACGACGACGGTGGATTTGCTGCGTCGCCTGGACCTCGTCGGGATCTTCCTGCTCATCGCCGGCACGTTCACGCCCGCAGCCTGGGCACTCATGCGGCCGAGTCCTCGGCGCATCGGAACGGCGGTGGTTTGGGGCATCTCCGCCGCCTGCTCGGCCGCCGTCCTGATAGGCCGATCGTTCCCGACGTGGATGGCGACGATCATCTACCTATCCCTGGGCTGGGGGATGGTCGTGTGCTACATGGACATCCGCCGCGATTACAGCCGACGCACGCTCCGCCTTCTTCCCATCGGAGGTGCCTTCTACAGCGTCGGCGCAGCCCTGAACCTTCTTCATGTCCCCACCCTGACACCGGGATTCGGCCCTCATGAGGTCTTCCACCTGTTCGTCCTGGCCGGGACCGCGGCACATGTGACCTTCCTCTACCGCGTCGCCATCCCGGCACCGCCTCAACACTCCCGAAATCCCACGACACATCTTTTGCGTAAGGTCCAAAGGGTCACGATCGACGCTTGA
- a CDS encoding sulfatase family protein, whose protein sequence is MTRACIVSLVAIVAWAGSAFARDHGPNVVLIIADDHAWTDYSFMGHPQVQTPRIDRLAAEGATFRGGYVPSSLCSPSLATILTGLYAHQHMLTSNDPPGTSGGHAETSSGRALRDGRRRMVGFLEAAPTLPRLLAVRGYASFQAGKWWGGNFRTGGFTEGMTHGDAARGGRHGDDGLEIGRRTMQPVLDFIDRSVEGGRPFFLWYAPMMPHQPHDPPERLLAKYRDRTPSQHVAKYWAMIDWFDETCGTLLDHLDAREITDDTLVVYLADNGWVQDPEAPRYAARSKQSPYDGGLRTPIIVRWPGKVRPRTIDRPVSSIDVAPTILAAVGMEPTSAMRGVDLLDSAAVTSRPAVFGEVFTHDAVDLERPASSLRFRWAVSGGWKLILPDPRNSPGLAAELYELAADPFETRDLARREPAKVDELRRLIEAWWDPKA, encoded by the coding sequence GTGACACGTGCATGCATCGTCTCGCTCGTCGCAATCGTGGCGTGGGCAGGTTCCGCCTTCGCAAGGGACCATGGGCCGAACGTAGTTTTGATCATAGCGGACGACCACGCCTGGACGGACTACTCGTTCATGGGGCACCCACAGGTCCAGACGCCACGTATCGACAGGCTGGCCGCCGAGGGGGCGACCTTCCGCGGGGGATACGTGCCGTCGAGCCTTTGCTCACCTAGCCTGGCCACGATTTTGACGGGCCTCTATGCTCATCAGCACATGTTGACCAGCAACGATCCGCCCGGGACGTCCGGTGGGCACGCCGAGACATCGAGCGGCCGGGCGCTGCGCGACGGTCGGCGGCGGATGGTCGGATTCCTGGAGGCCGCGCCGACGCTCCCGCGGCTGCTCGCGGTGCGCGGATACGCATCGTTCCAGGCGGGTAAGTGGTGGGGCGGGAATTTCCGCACGGGCGGCTTCACGGAAGGCATGACCCACGGCGACGCCGCGCGCGGAGGCCGTCACGGCGACGACGGCTTAGAGATTGGTCGCCGGACGATGCAGCCCGTGCTCGATTTCATCGACCGCTCGGTCGAGGGCGGCCGGCCGTTCTTCCTCTGGTACGCTCCCATGATGCCTCACCAGCCCCACGACCCGCCCGAGCGGCTGCTCGCGAAGTATCGGGATAGGACGCCGAGCCAGCATGTCGCGAAGTACTGGGCGATGATCGATTGGTTCGACGAGACTTGCGGTACCTTGCTCGACCATCTTGACGCCCGAGAAATCACGGACGACACGCTCGTGGTCTACCTCGCCGACAACGGCTGGGTCCAGGATCCGGAGGCCCCGCGATACGCGGCCCGATCGAAGCAGTCGCCATACGACGGAGGTCTGAGGACGCCCATCATCGTTCGGTGGCCCGGCAAGGTTCGGCCCAGGACGATCGATCGTCCGGTCAGTTCGATCGACGTGGCTCCAACGATCCTCGCCGCGGTCGGCATGGAACCGACTTCCGCGATGCGTGGCGTCGATTTGCTCGACTCAGCCGCCGTCACGAGTCGACCGGCCGTGTTCGGCGAGGTCTTCACGCACGACGCCGTCGACCTCGAACGCCCTGCGTCGAGCCTCCGCTTCCGCTGGGCCGTGTCCGGCGGGTGGAAGCTCATCCTGCCCGATCCTCGAAACTCCCCCGGCCTCGCCGCCGAGTTGTACGAATTGGCCGCCGATCCCTTCGAGACCCGGGACCTCGCCCGCCGCGAACCCGCGAAGGTCGATGAACTTCGGCGTCTCATCGAAGCTTGGTGGGATCCGAAGGCTTAA
- a CDS encoding FAD-dependent oxidoreductase, with protein sequence MKRDEAGRNQSSWTADETIGERRSLAEDLEADVCIVGAGLAGMSTAYLLALEGKKVVVLDDGPIGGGETRRTTAHLSNAIDDRYTEIERIHGVEGSRLAAESHSAAIEKIAEIIRDEGIECEFARLDGYLLLGPNDPGDLLAREEEAARRAGLSRVERLPGVPQAPFDTGPCLRFPDQGQFHPLKYLDGLARGIEKRGGLIFNGTHVKSIEGGTPAKIETAEGHIVTAAAVVVATNSPINDMYAIHTKQAPYLSYVVAGLVPRGIIPKALYWDTMDPYHYVRIQDLSEDPEHADHDLLIVGGEDHKTGQAEDHETRYAKLESWARERFPMMQEIEFRWMGQVQETIDGLAFLGKNPLDDGNVYIATGDSGMGMTHGTIAGLLITDLILGRENPWAKLYDPSRKPMGAIKDFLKENVNVARQYTDWLTPGDAPDAGAIPAGGGAVLRRGLSKIAAYRDEQGGMHEMSAVCPHLGCIVAWNDDDKTWDCPCHGSRFDRIGHVVDGPSTSDLKRAE encoded by the coding sequence ATGAAGCGGGACGAGGCGGGTCGGAACCAGTCGAGTTGGACGGCGGACGAGACGATCGGCGAGCGGAGGTCGCTCGCGGAAGACCTGGAAGCGGACGTCTGCATCGTAGGAGCGGGCCTAGCCGGGATGTCGACGGCGTATTTGCTGGCGCTCGAGGGTAAGAAGGTCGTGGTCCTGGACGACGGCCCGATCGGAGGCGGTGAGACCCGACGCACCACGGCGCACCTTTCCAACGCGATCGACGACCGTTACACCGAGATCGAGCGTATCCACGGCGTCGAGGGCTCGCGACTGGCCGCGGAAAGTCATTCGGCCGCCATCGAGAAGATCGCCGAAATCATCCGCGACGAAGGGATCGAGTGCGAGTTCGCCCGCCTCGACGGCTACCTGCTCCTCGGGCCGAACGACCCCGGAGACTTGCTCGCTCGGGAAGAGGAGGCTGCACGTCGCGCGGGCCTCTCGCGCGTGGAGCGACTCCCCGGCGTGCCCCAGGCCCCGTTCGATACCGGGCCCTGCCTGCGTTTTCCCGATCAGGGTCAGTTCCATCCGCTGAAATATCTCGACGGCCTCGCGAGAGGTATCGAGAAGCGGGGCGGACTCATCTTCAACGGCACGCACGTCAAGTCTATCGAGGGGGGCACCCCTGCCAAAATCGAGACCGCCGAAGGGCATATCGTCACCGCCGCCGCGGTCGTGGTCGCGACGAACTCTCCGATCAATGACATGTACGCGATCCACACGAAACAGGCCCCTTATTTATCCTACGTCGTCGCCGGCCTAGTCCCGCGTGGGATCATCCCCAAGGCGCTTTACTGGGACACGATGGATCCTTACCATTACGTTCGCATCCAGGACCTTTCGGAGGATCCGGAACACGCCGATCACGACCTGCTGATCGTCGGCGGCGAGGACCACAAGACGGGCCAGGCCGAGGATCATGAGACGCGCTACGCAAAGCTCGAGAGTTGGGCTCGGGAGAGATTCCCGATGATGCAAGAGATCGAATTTCGGTGGATGGGACAGGTCCAGGAGACGATCGACGGTCTGGCCTTCCTGGGCAAGAACCCGTTGGACGATGGAAACGTCTACATCGCCACCGGGGACTCGGGCATGGGGATGACCCACGGCACGATCGCCGGCCTCTTGATCACCGACCTGATCCTGGGCCGCGAGAACCCATGGGCGAAGCTGTACGACCCTTCGCGGAAGCCCATGGGTGCGATCAAGGACTTCCTCAAGGAGAATGTCAACGTCGCCCGCCAGTATACGGACTGGCTGACCCCCGGCGACGCCCCCGATGCGGGCGCCATCCCTGCCGGTGGCGGTGCCGTCCTTCGCCGCGGGCTCTCGAAAATCGCCGCCTACCGCGATGAGCAAGGCGGGATGCACGAGATGTCGGCCGTCTGTCCCCACCTGGGATGCATCGTCGCCTGGAACGACGACGACAAGACGTGGGACTGCCCCTGCCACGGCTCGCGGTTCGACCGCATCGGCCACGTCGTCGACGGTCCCTCCACGTCCGACCTCAAGCGCGCCGAGTGA
- a CDS encoding DUF1559 domain-containing protein: MHPSSKRGFTLIELLVVIAIIAVLIALLLPAVQSAREAARRSQCVNNLKQIGLGMHNYHSAIGSFPLGNSKAVGVVGQAPYNWGTFGHLAMLMPYMEQTAVYNACNFNWTVWTMNGGPDVNSTAAQTKLNVLLCPSDGAAAKPNINSYHGSMGPTTEPWGSTGPGVFNTQGSGTTLADLTDGSSNTISHVESLVGDPNRRTSKFRGGFAGGVSNSTNLYDVRANLAQVMQAAQGCQTAYVGNPSGSYPNRGEIWALGAPGFSLTNTVLTPNSGQFTFSYCRWDSSCSNCGSDFGHLFVNSSNHSGGINTLMADGSVRFVKDSVNQQSWMALGSGNGGEVVSSDSY; this comes from the coding sequence ATTGCTGGTCGTGATCGCCATCATCGCGGTCCTGATCGCGCTCCTCCTCCCGGCCGTCCAATCGGCCCGCGAGGCCGCGCGGCGGTCGCAGTGCGTCAACAACCTGAAGCAGATCGGCCTGGGTATGCATAACTACCACTCGGCGATCGGCTCGTTCCCCCTCGGCAATTCCAAGGCGGTCGGCGTCGTGGGCCAGGCCCCTTACAACTGGGGGACATTCGGTCACCTGGCGATGCTCATGCCTTACATGGAACAGACGGCCGTCTACAACGCCTGCAACTTCAACTGGACCGTCTGGACGATGAACGGGGGGCCGGACGTCAACAGCACGGCCGCCCAGACCAAGCTGAACGTCCTGCTCTGCCCCTCCGACGGCGCCGCCGCCAAGCCCAACATCAACAGCTACCACGGCTCGATGGGCCCGACGACCGAGCCCTGGGGTTCCACCGGTCCCGGCGTGTTCAACACCCAAGGCTCCGGCACGACCTTGGCCGACCTCACCGACGGCAGTTCCAACACCATCTCGCATGTCGAGTCGCTGGTCGGCGACCCCAATCGGCGCACGAGCAAGTTCCGCGGCGGCTTCGCGGGAGGCGTGAGCAACAGCACGAACCTCTACGACGTCCGGGCGAACCTCGCGCAGGTGATGCAGGCGGCGCAGGGCTGCCAGACGGCCTACGTAGGAAATCCCTCGGGCTCGTACCCGAACCGCGGCGAGATCTGGGCCCTCGGCGCCCCCGGGTTCAGCCTGACGAACACTGTCTTGACGCCGAATTCCGGGCAGTTCACGTTCTCCTACTGCCGATGGGATTCGTCTTGCTCCAACTGCGGCTCCGACTTCGGACACCTTTTCGTCAACAGCAGCAACCACTCCGGCGGCATCAACACGCTGATGGCTGACGGCTCCGTCCGATTCGTCAAGGACTCCGTCAACCAGCAGTCCTGGATGGCGCTCGGCTCGGGCAACGGCGGCGAGGTCGTTTCGTCCGACAGCTACTGA